One Dysosmobacter welbionis DNA segment encodes these proteins:
- a CDS encoding sigma-70 family RNA polymerase sigma factor — protein MQAFMPVWALFVVPGTFSPWAAAPRRPSFRPFYPLGSERRNKMFNRKSIYALNKKDPDAIVYMDANEVIVRLTREDFASEKEFLKWKALSDEDYHASEKEAHVYANHTLALDELSEEAASIPAVDVCMEQAHDRAEAIHRSVRKVTQIRKHLTDTQFRRVWMYFVDGMTVDEIGAAEGVSHQNISKSIGAAMKKMKKLFPDC, from the coding sequence ATGCAGGCTTTTATGCCTGTGTGGGCGCTTTTTGTCGTTCCCGGCACTTTTTCGCCGTGGGCTGCCGCTCCCCGCCGCCCTTCGTTCAGACCTTTTTACCCACTCGGATCTGAACGGAGGAACAAAATGTTTAATAGAAAAAGCATCTATGCGCTGAATAAGAAAGACCCCGATGCCATCGTTTATATGGACGCCAATGAAGTCATCGTCCGCCTGACCCGCGAGGACTTTGCCAGCGAGAAAGAATTTCTGAAATGGAAAGCCCTGTCGGACGAGGACTATCACGCCTCCGAAAAGGAAGCTCACGTCTATGCCAATCACACGCTTGCGTTGGATGAGCTATCCGAGGAAGCGGCCTCCATTCCTGCCGTGGATGTCTGCATGGAGCAGGCGCATGACCGGGCAGAGGCAATCCACCGCAGCGTCAGAAAGGTCACGCAGATTCGGAAGCACCTGACGGATACGCAGTTCCGCAGGGTGTGGATGTATTTCGTGGATGGGATGACGGTTGATGAGATTGGCGCAGCCGAGGGTGTCAGCCATCAGAATATTTCCAAGAGCATCGGCGCGGCGATGAAGAAAATGAAAAAACTTTTCCCTGATTGCTGA
- a CDS encoding recombinase family protein: MPKFKATAYIRLSYTDDHSSESDSVSNQRKLIENFVEHNPDIEVVSEKIDDGYSGIIFDRPAFKEMMQDVTDGNINCVIVKDLSRLGREYIETGRYLRRVFPAYGVRFIAITDSIDTAHDSGDDLAVSVKNIMNEAYCRDSSIKTRSSLDVKRRNGDFVGAFPVYGYMKAEDNKNLLVPDPYAARVVCDIFRMRLEGASASKIAAELNRLGILSPLAYKKNNGLPYAKKGYADKADCKWSATTIIRILQDETYTGTLVQGKQGTPHYKIKQMEQRPASEWVRVPDAHKALIARQDFELVQRIKGLDTRTSPNEDTVYLFSGILICGCCGSRMTRKTNRANGKEYHYYYCPTGKKKGCAHPVMLKESSLIDCVRDSLKAYIGNIASLEALLTGIDQTSINQALAKEYSDHITDNERRLEQVLEFKARLYESLVGGMLTKEEYASYKAKYTKQAEDIRESVRVLKEKLTEVLENRSERNRWISQFTQFSTLETLDRRALIHMVQSIRVRGKKELDITFTHEDEYKKALQLLALAAQQKDYEQRKVG; this comes from the coding sequence ATGCCTAAATTCAAAGCCACCGCTTATATCCGCCTGTCCTACACCGACGATCATTCCAGCGAGAGTGACAGCGTTTCCAATCAGCGCAAGCTCATTGAAAACTTTGTGGAGCACAACCCGGATATTGAGGTCGTTTCCGAAAAGATCGACGATGGATACAGCGGCATCATCTTCGACCGTCCCGCATTCAAGGAAATGATGCAGGATGTCACCGATGGAAATATCAACTGCGTCATTGTAAAAGACCTCTCCCGGCTGGGGCGCGAGTACATTGAAACCGGCCGGTATCTGCGCCGGGTATTCCCGGCCTATGGGGTGCGCTTCATCGCCATCACCGACAGCATCGACACCGCCCACGACAGCGGCGATGATCTGGCCGTATCGGTCAAGAACATTATGAACGAAGCCTACTGCCGGGACAGTTCCATCAAGACCCGTTCTTCTCTGGACGTGAAGCGGCGCAACGGCGATTTCGTCGGCGCGTTCCCGGTGTACGGCTACATGAAAGCCGAGGACAACAAGAATTTGCTCGTCCCTGACCCCTACGCCGCCCGCGTTGTCTGCGACATCTTCCGTATGCGGCTGGAGGGCGCAAGCGCCTCCAAGATCGCGGCAGAGCTGAACCGGCTGGGTATTCTCTCCCCGCTGGCGTACAAGAAGAACAACGGTCTGCCCTACGCGAAAAAGGGCTATGCGGACAAGGCTGACTGCAAGTGGTCGGCAACCACCATCATCCGCATCTTGCAGGACGAAACCTACACCGGAACGCTGGTGCAGGGCAAACAGGGTACGCCGCATTACAAGATCAAGCAGATGGAGCAGCGCCCCGCCTCCGAGTGGGTGCGCGTCCCGGATGCCCATAAAGCGCTGATTGCCCGTCAGGATTTTGAGCTGGTGCAGCGCATTAAGGGACTGGATACCCGCACTTCTCCCAACGAGGATACGGTGTACCTGTTCTCCGGTATTCTGATCTGCGGGTGCTGCGGAAGCCGCATGACCCGCAAGACCAACCGTGCAAACGGCAAGGAGTACCACTACTATTATTGTCCTACCGGCAAGAAAAAGGGCTGCGCCCATCCGGTCATGCTGAAAGAAAGCAGCCTGATCGACTGTGTGCGGGACAGCCTGAAAGCCTATATCGGCAATATTGCTTCTCTGGAGGCGCTGCTGACCGGCATTGACCAGACCAGCATCAATCAGGCGCTTGCCAAGGAATACAGCGACCACATCACCGACAACGAGCGCCGGTTGGAGCAGGTGCTGGAGTTCAAGGCACGGCTTTATGAGAGTCTTGTGGGGGGTATGCTTACCAAGGAAGAATACGCTTCCTATAAGGCAAAGTACACCAAGCAGGCTGAGGACATCCGCGAGAGCGTCCGCGTTCTCAAGGAAAAACTCACGGAGGTGCTGGAAAACCGGAGTGAGCGCAACCGCTGGATTTCACAGTTTACGCAGTTCTCCACGCTGGAAACCTTAGACCGCAGGGCGCTCATTCACATGGTACAGAGCATCCGCGTCCGTGGGAAGAAGGAGCTGGATATTACCTTTACCCATGAGGACGAATACAAAAAGGCGTTGCAGCTTCTGGCGCTGGCAGCGCAGCAGAAAGATTACGAACAGAGAAAGGTGGGCTGA
- a CDS encoding DUF6870 family protein yields the protein MRQLFEAAVSWSYDSPAKGGLHHAHYPGRVANRMDLLKWTSRAAAPVFAIMLCGSNSARAAASQSQIPCADGLSRQRIHVTLRKPTKPRKEIAMMQPTPNETQIHTDELVDIREVSVDKNLPKEERIAAFIRQIKNPYRFRCGDFVVNACFAGNGVTLEECLQGILR from the coding sequence ATGCGCCAGCTCTTTGAGGCAGCGGTATCGTGGAGTTATGACAGCCCTGCCAAGGGCGGCCTGCATCATGCCCACTATCCGGGGCGCGTGGCAAATAGGATGGATCTTCTCAAATGGACAAGCAGAGCGGCTGCGCCGGTATTCGCCATTATGTTATGTGGCTCCAATTCTGCCCGCGCAGCCGCCTCTCAAAGTCAGATACCATGCGCTGATGGCCTTTCCCGTCAGCGCATTCATGTGACCTTGAGGAAACCCACCAAACCGAGAAAGGAGATCGCCATGATGCAGCCGACACCAAACGAAACCCAAATCCACACGGATGAACTGGTGGACATCCGGGAAGTATCCGTAGACAAAAATCTTCCCAAGGAAGAACGCATTGCCGCCTTTATTCGCCAGATCAAAAATCCTTACCGCTTCCGCTGCGGCGATTTCGTGGTAAACGCCTGCTTCGCCGGGAACGGTGTTACGTTGGAGGAATGTCTGCAAGGCATTTTGCGCTGA
- a CDS encoding class B sortase, protein MKRITRIIRPIICMAVLLFAMTTAVMGCYQKGTEPIDIPDRTPSGTSASQPSATPAGEVIPSVDRQAELAEARAKNPDTVAWLYIPGAEVDDPVMQAEDNGYYLKLDENGEYAMWGCYYAHCENEIGGRDKLDKNTTVFGHSASNCDPDGVRFTKLYRYMDADFVKEHPYIYLSVDGEDMIFQITALFVTDIGFDYIAPDPTGDDLTSFFETIARKNWLDFDGVTFSEEDTVLTLSTCCRKYDKANSGNQRLVVMAKLLPEGATAQEFSVSLVDSPEMP, encoded by the coding sequence ATGAAAAGAATCACAAGAATCATTCGTCCGATCATCTGCATGGCCGTCCTTCTCTTTGCCATGACCACGGCAGTCATGGGCTGCTATCAGAAAGGGACGGAGCCTATCGACATTCCCGACAGAACGCCTTCCGGCACATCTGCGTCTCAGCCATCAGCGACTCCCGCGGGCGAAGTTATCCCCTCGGTGGACAGGCAGGCAGAGTTGGCGGAAGCCAGAGCGAAGAATCCCGACACCGTGGCATGGCTGTATATCCCCGGTGCGGAGGTAGACGATCCCGTGATGCAGGCGGAGGACAACGGCTATTACCTGAAGCTGGATGAAAACGGTGAGTATGCCATGTGGGGCTGCTATTATGCCCATTGTGAAAACGAAATCGGCGGCAGGGATAAGCTGGACAAAAACACCACTGTTTTCGGTCACTCCGCCAGCAACTGCGACCCGGACGGTGTGCGGTTCACCAAGCTCTACCGTTATATGGACGCAGACTTTGTAAAGGAGCATCCGTATATCTATCTCTCTGTGGATGGCGAGGACATGATTTTCCAGATCACCGCGCTATTCGTCACGGATATTGGCTTTGACTATATTGCGCCTGATCCCACGGGAGATGATCTGACCAGCTTCTTTGAGACGATTGCGCGGAAAAACTGGCTTGACTTTGATGGCGTGACCTTCTCCGAGGAAGATACCGTTCTGACCCTCTCCACCTGCTGCCGGAAGTATGACAAGGCCAACAGCGGCAATCAGCGGCTGGTGGTCATGGCAAAGCTGCTGCCGGAGGGGGCAACCGCGCAGGAGTTCAGCGTATCCCTTGTGGATAGTCCTGAAATGCCCTAA
- a CDS encoding S-layer homology domain-containing protein, producing the protein MGKQRYYPTTYTVTVSNDGNGTGTATPSTAATGTEITLTAMPKEGYHFKEWQVISGGVTIKNNKFLMPNDNVEVKAIFEKDAPAPTEYTITYDLAGGTAEGNPDTYTIETRTFTLKNPTKSGYTFTGWSGTGLDGENNMTVTIPTGSTGNRTYTAHWRYNGSGHSYSYYTIKATAGAGGSISPSGNVSVREGRDQTFTITPDKGYAVANVKIDGKSIGAVKSYTFENVSRTHTIEVIFMKANGNPQTGVFVDVATGSYYEDAVDWAVENGITKGTDDTHFSPDGICTRAQAVTFLWRTAGSPASKTSTMPFTDVPVGSYYYDAVLWAVENGITKGTSDTTFSPNMTCSRAQIVTFLWRSEKSPTAGTANPFADVKSTAYYADAVLWAVKENITKGTTSTTFSPNADCTRAQIVTFLWRCKK; encoded by the coding sequence CCATGCCCAAAGAGGGCTACCACTTCAAGGAGTGGCAAGTCATCAGCGGCGGCGTGACCATCAAGAACAACAAGTTCCTCATGCCGAACGACAACGTGGAGGTCAAGGCCATCTTCGAAAAGGACGCGCCTGCACCCACCGAGTACACGATCACCTATGATCTGGCCGGCGGCACTGCGGAGGGCAATCCCGACACCTACACCATCGAGACGAGGACTTTCACCCTCAAGAATCCTACCAAATCCGGCTATACCTTCACCGGCTGGAGCGGCACGGGGCTTGACGGCGAGAACAATATGACCGTCACCATCCCAACGGGCAGCACTGGCAACCGAACCTATACGGCACACTGGCGTTATAATGGCAGCGGCCATTCTTACAGCTATTACACCATCAAGGCAACTGCCGGGGCTGGCGGCTCCATTTCTCCCTCCGGCAATGTCAGCGTCCGTGAGGGCCGGGATCAGACCTTCACCATCACCCCGGATAAGGGCTATGCTGTCGCCAACGTCAAGATCGACGGCAAGAGCATCGGCGCGGTGAAGTCCTACACCTTTGAGAATGTCAGCAGAACCCATACCATCGAGGTCATCTTTATGAAAGCCAACGGCAACCCCCAGACCGGCGTGTTTGTGGATGTAGCCACCGGCAGCTATTATGAGGATGCTGTGGATTGGGCAGTGGAGAACGGCATTACCAAGGGAACCGATGATACCCATTTCTCCCCGGACGGCATCTGCACCCGTGCGCAGGCCGTGACCTTCCTGTGGCGCACCGCTGGAAGCCCCGCCTCTAAAACCAGCACCATGCCCTTCACCGACGTTCCTGTGGGCAGCTACTACTACGACGCTGTGCTGTGGGCAGTAGAAAACGGCATCACCAAGGGCACCAGCGACACCACGTTCAGCCCCAACATGACCTGCTCCCGTGCCCAGATCGTCACATTCCTGTGGCGTTCTGAGAAGTCCCCGACAGCGGGTACAGCCAATCCCTTTGCTGATGTGAAGTCCACCGCCTACTATGCTGATGCGGTATTGTGGGCGGTCAAGGAGAACATCACCAAGGGAACCACCAGCACGACATTCAGCCCCAATGCGGATTGCACCAGAGCGCAGATCGTGACCTTCCTCTGGCGCTGCAAGAAGTGA